A genome region from Desulfovibrio legallii includes the following:
- the rplO gene encoding 50S ribosomal protein L15, whose protein sequence is MQLHNLFPFPEERKTRRRVGRGAGSGLGGTSGKGHKGQNARAGGGVRPGFEGGQMPLQRRLPKHGFKNYLFKVTYDVINLDSLTAAFGEQTSITLDDIYARGLARMGAPVKVLSRGDLSKALTVEAHKFSKAAAEKIRQAGGSVNELEAVPAE, encoded by the coding sequence ATGCAACTGCACAATCTTTTTCCCTTTCCGGAAGAGCGCAAGACCCGCCGTCGCGTGGGCCGCGGCGCGGGTTCCGGTCTGGGCGGCACCTCGGGCAAGGGCCACAAGGGCCAGAACGCCCGTGCGGGCGGCGGCGTGCGCCCCGGCTTTGAGGGCGGCCAGATGCCCCTGCAGCGGCGTTTGCCCAAGCACGGCTTTAAGAACTATCTGTTCAAGGTGACCTACGACGTCATCAATCTGGACAGCCTCACCGCCGCCTTCGGCGAGCAGACGTCCATCACCCTGGACGACATTTACGCCCGCGGCCTGGCCCGCATGGGCGCGCCGGTGAAGGTGCTTTCGCGCGGGGATCTCTCCAAGGCCCTGACGGTGGAGGCCCACAAATTCAGCAAGGCCGCGGCGGAAAAAATCCGCCAGGCCGGCGGCAGCGTCAACGAGCTTGAGGCTGTTCCGGCGGAGTAA
- the rpmD gene encoding 50S ribosomal protein L30: MAAEIKVKLVRSRIGATPAQRKLLDALGLKRREKVRTFKDTPAIRGIIAKVPHMVAVVE, encoded by the coding sequence ATGGCAGCAGAAATCAAGGTCAAACTGGTGCGCTCGCGCATTGGCGCAACGCCCGCGCAACGCAAGCTGCTGGACGCCCTGGGCCTCAAGCGTCGCGAAAAGGTCCGGACGTTCAAGGACACCCCGGCCATTCGGGGCATCATCGCCAAAGTTCCGCATATGGTGGCCGTCGTTGAATAA